In Jejubacter calystegiae, the following are encoded in one genomic region:
- a CDS encoding virulence factor SrfB codes for MLVNLYPYRHDVSLIRDSGIQFLDFGITLAEPGASGCFVRKTANGPLLRLSWDQDRQKFTLPAHDGGTPEVVEPESRISISHSLNLLDGEWLPLPVLRVSAMRRFAQGPCNWARFQVRRLAQPDDAGHTHRLTLALDTRIARDVEGEELLAPVESDITAGTRFALAWHDSELDDFIDQTWVDGWLRESFMTAAELEDRTQGDIQLALKKFEYQAHWLNLLELMGQHLAIPELKIVAAGSPTETIPADLVLDVGNTHTCGLLIEDHGIGDNGLRHTAQLQLRSPEAPQFASASFFPSRLTFARADFGKRFYSVESGRDDAFIWPSQARVGHDACQLAARRPAISGACSLSSPRRYLWDCSPVDNAWRFSRSANGAEAEAIVRPLMMLMNDEGVPLAELPADERLPVFSANYSRSALMTQLLCELLAQALSQINSVDNRLRMGRPDAPRQLRTLILTLPTGMPARERDIFRQRMEQAINLVWRAMGWHPQEADQGRSVPLPVVQAEWDEASCGQMFWLYNEIHQNYAGSAGALFSALARPGVDPEQRYPLRVASIDIGGGTTDMAVTEYSLQEDDSRSVRITPRLLFREGFRVAGDDILLDVIGQCLLPALANWLRQCGARDIDILMQRLVGEAEYPESGDMLRQQMTLQFFIPLGNAILAAWERSRPDDRLPGLDMLAGDMLTDPLSDELITEVARLVQPALADDATPFDLAAMPLRTNFTELQQAVLERRFAISSPLHALCEAVTWYDCDLVLMTGRPVGLPGIQALLRYLQPVPVNRMVMMNDYPVHEWYPFNGHPKSTAAVGAMLFSLSQSLRLPGFLFQTAGIQAWSTIRYLGVLDEQNRLADEDIWYRDIDLDDPRGCLESDNAFAIRGNVRLGFRQLDNARWPATPLYTLNIVDPQLTVAIASQGPLYVRLALNKEAGQGEAFVLAEARLASGEKVSPQRLSLTLNTLTDSRGSVSEYWIDSGNLYNK; via the coding sequence ATGCTGGTTAATCTGTATCCGTACCGTCATGATGTCTCCCTGATTCGGGATAGCGGCATTCAGTTCCTGGACTTTGGCATCACGCTGGCCGAACCGGGAGCATCCGGCTGTTTTGTGCGTAAAACAGCTAATGGTCCGCTGTTGCGTCTGTCGTGGGACCAGGACCGGCAAAAGTTTACCCTGCCTGCCCACGATGGCGGCACGCCAGAGGTGGTTGAACCGGAAAGCCGGATTTCCATCAGCCACTCTTTAAATCTGCTGGATGGCGAATGGTTGCCTCTGCCGGTGCTGCGGGTGAGCGCCATGCGTCGCTTTGCCCAGGGCCCCTGCAACTGGGCGCGCTTCCAGGTTCGCCGCCTGGCGCAGCCGGATGACGCAGGCCATACCCACCGCCTGACGCTGGCGCTGGATACCCGTATCGCCCGCGATGTCGAAGGGGAAGAGCTGCTGGCGCCGGTCGAGAGCGATATTACCGCCGGTACGCGCTTTGCGCTGGCCTGGCACGATAGCGAGCTGGATGACTTTATCGATCAGACGTGGGTAGACGGCTGGCTGCGGGAAAGCTTTATGACCGCCGCGGAGCTGGAAGACCGAACCCAGGGCGATATTCAACTGGCGCTGAAAAAATTCGAATATCAGGCGCACTGGCTGAATCTGCTGGAACTGATGGGGCAGCACCTGGCGATCCCCGAGCTTAAGATCGTCGCGGCGGGATCGCCTACGGAGACGATCCCGGCGGATCTGGTGCTGGATGTGGGGAATACCCACACCTGCGGGCTCCTGATCGAAGATCACGGCATTGGCGATAACGGCCTGCGCCATACCGCACAGCTTCAGCTACGTTCGCCAGAGGCGCCGCAGTTCGCCAGCGCGTCGTTTTTCCCTAGTCGCCTGACTTTTGCCCGTGCCGATTTCGGCAAGCGTTTTTATTCCGTGGAAAGCGGGCGCGACGACGCCTTCATCTGGCCTTCACAGGCGCGGGTGGGCCATGACGCTTGCCAGCTTGCGGCCCGACGTCCGGCCATTTCCGGCGCATGCAGCCTTTCCAGCCCGCGTCGCTACCTGTGGGACTGTTCGCCGGTGGATAATGCGTGGCGCTTTAGCCGCAGCGCTAACGGCGCAGAAGCGGAAGCCATCGTCCGGCCATTGATGATGCTGATGAACGACGAAGGCGTGCCGCTGGCGGAGCTCCCCGCTGATGAGCGTCTGCCGGTATTTTCCGCAAACTACAGCCGCAGCGCGCTGATGACCCAGTTACTCTGCGAGCTGCTGGCCCAGGCGTTGAGTCAGATTAACAGCGTGGATAACCGCCTGCGCATGGGGCGCCCCGATGCGCCGCGCCAGCTGCGGACCTTAATTTTAACCCTGCCGACCGGTATGCCGGCCAGGGAGCGTGATATTTTCCGCCAGCGGATGGAGCAGGCGATTAACCTGGTCTGGCGCGCTATGGGCTGGCATCCACAGGAAGCGGACCAGGGACGTAGCGTACCGCTGCCTGTGGTACAGGCCGAATGGGACGAGGCAAGCTGCGGCCAGATGTTCTGGCTGTATAACGAGATTCATCAAAACTATGCCGGAAGCGCCGGGGCGTTGTTCAGTGCGCTGGCCCGGCCGGGAGTTGACCCGGAACAGCGCTATCCGCTGCGGGTGGCCTCTATCGATATTGGTGGCGGGACCACCGATATGGCCGTTACAGAGTATTCGTTGCAGGAAGATGACAGCCGCAGCGTGCGGATAACGCCGCGCCTGCTGTTCCGGGAAGGCTTCCGGGTGGCGGGCGACGACATTCTGCTGGACGTGATTGGCCAGTGTCTGCTGCCGGCGCTGGCAAACTGGCTACGCCAGTGCGGCGCGCGCGATATCGATATCCTGATGCAGCGGCTGGTCGGTGAAGCTGAGTACCCCGAATCCGGAGATATGCTGCGCCAGCAGATGACGCTGCAATTCTTTATTCCGCTTGGTAACGCCATTCTGGCCGCCTGGGAACGGAGCCGTCCGGACGATCGGTTGCCCGGGCTCGACATGCTGGCGGGCGATATGCTGACGGACCCGCTTTCAGATGAGCTGATCACGGAAGTCGCCCGACTGGTGCAGCCTGCGCTGGCGGATGACGCGACGCCTTTCGATTTAGCGGCCATGCCGCTGCGGACCAACTTTACCGAGCTGCAGCAGGCGGTGTTGGAACGGCGCTTTGCCATCTCGTCGCCGCTGCATGCGCTGTGCGAGGCCGTCACCTGGTACGACTGCGACCTGGTACTGATGACCGGCCGCCCCGTGGGACTGCCGGGTATTCAGGCGCTGCTGCGTTATCTGCAACCGGTACCGGTCAACCGTATGGTGATGATGAACGACTACCCGGTGCATGAGTGGTACCCCTTTAACGGCCACCCGAAGTCCACCGCGGCGGTGGGCGCCATGCTGTTCAGTCTGTCACAGTCCCTGCGGTTGCCGGGTTTCCTGTTCCAGACCGCGGGGATTCAGGCCTGGTCGACCATTCGTTACCTGGGCGTCCTGGACGAACAGAACCGCCTGGCGGATGAAGATATCTGGTATCGCGATATCGATCTGGATGACCCTCGGGGCTGTCTGGAGAGCGATAACGCCTTTGCGATTCGCGGCAACGTTCGGCTGGGTTTCCGCCAGCTGGATAATGCCCGCTGGCCCGCCACGCCGCTCTACACCCTGAATATCGTCGATCCGCAGCTGACGGTGGCCATTGCCAGCCAGGGGCCGCTTTACGTGCGCCTGGCGCTAAACAAGGAAGCCGGACAGGGAGAGGCATTCGTACTGGCTGAAGCCCGGCTCGCCAGCGGCGAGAAGGTGTCGCCGCAGCGGCTGAGCCTGACCTTAAATACCCTGACCGACTCACGCGGCAGCGTGTCTGAATACTGGATTGACAGCGGGAACCTGTACAACAAATGA
- a CDS encoding SrfA family protein, protein MAHVLLRSGSLNDFQAVGNNGQAVFESAVQIREALRLRGLEQAASILAIPQVDDAGQRVDWYAPAGKRVVSWIGADGETRRKALKQLERCLEEVTTLSERSQRASRPSMRRFGLLLARAFMFPGANHVFLVDDRPVITFWGFIAHHQKVPEDALIVLRSVVAPEPLPEPEPVPEPEPVAAADSTPPVPEPEAVNTQAALGTRLYETTSAVPVEPEEVEIPAPKKRSRSLPLVGGMVLMLCIASAAAWFTLSGTPEAETAVPQISEEAEPEPVKAPEPPAPSTLPLQLATVLEAPPPPPPPLTPGALVMPVDAVKAGSTRFLNGRWRISGENRGPVVRLDKLPVLHAITLQIKDNEGSATLALDGKLSCKTDIYSGLMPSGTLMVKSRARARCSDGSRYPMPEIACRQGETGAARCEARYNDQEQSLPLTFKKVSK, encoded by the coding sequence GTGGCTCACGTCTTACTTCGCAGCGGTTCCCTGAATGACTTTCAGGCCGTAGGCAATAACGGGCAGGCGGTGTTTGAGTCTGCGGTGCAGATCCGCGAGGCGCTGCGATTACGCGGGCTGGAACAGGCGGCCAGTATTCTGGCGATTCCTCAGGTCGATGACGCAGGTCAGCGCGTAGACTGGTATGCCCCTGCCGGAAAGCGGGTGGTTTCCTGGATTGGCGCTGACGGCGAAACACGCCGTAAGGCGCTCAAACAGCTGGAGCGCTGCCTGGAGGAGGTCACGACATTAAGTGAACGCAGCCAGCGGGCTTCCAGACCGTCGATGCGCCGTTTTGGTCTGCTGCTGGCGCGCGCCTTTATGTTTCCCGGCGCCAATCACGTCTTTCTGGTGGACGATCGTCCGGTAATTACCTTCTGGGGCTTTATTGCGCATCATCAGAAGGTACCGGAGGATGCCCTGATCGTACTGCGCAGCGTCGTGGCGCCGGAGCCGCTTCCCGAACCGGAACCGGTGCCCGAACCTGAACCTGTCGCCGCGGCAGATTCCACTCCGCCCGTACCGGAGCCTGAGGCGGTTAACACCCAGGCCGCGCTGGGTACCCGCCTTTATGAAACCACCTCTGCCGTGCCTGTCGAGCCGGAAGAGGTGGAAATCCCTGCGCCGAAGAAGCGCTCGCGCAGTTTACCGCTGGTAGGCGGCATGGTGCTGATGCTGTGTATCGCTTCTGCGGCGGCCTGGTTCACGCTGTCCGGCACACCGGAAGCGGAGACGGCGGTACCGCAGATAAGCGAAGAAGCGGAGCCTGAGCCGGTTAAGGCGCCTGAGCCGCCAGCTCCGTCAACGCTGCCGCTTCAGCTCGCCACGGTACTGGAAGCGCCACCGCCTCCGCCTCCGCCGCTAACACCGGGCGCGCTGGTGATGCCCGTCGATGCGGTCAAGGCGGGCTCTACCCGCTTTCTGAATGGCCGCTGGCGAATCAGCGGCGAGAACCGTGGGCCGGTTGTCCGACTGGATAAACTGCCGGTGCTGCACGCCATCACGCTGCAAATCAAAGATAACGAAGGGAGTGCGACTCTGGCGCTCGACGGTAAGCTCAGCTGTAAGACGGATATTTATTCCGGACTGATGCCTTCCGGCACCCTGATGGTGAAAAGTCGCGCCCGGGCGCGCTGTAGCGATGGCTCGCGCTATCCGATGCCGGAGATCGCCTGCCGCCAGGGGGAGACCGGCGCGGCTCGCTGCGAGGCGCGCTATAACGATCAGGAGCAATCCCTGCCGCTAACGTTTAAGAAAGTGAGTAAGTAA